Part of the Pyrobaculum calidifontis JCM 11548 genome, GCACTAGGGAGAGGCCCAACTGCGGCCAATGCCCCCTAAGAGAGGTGTGCAAGGCGCACAAGCTGGGCCGCTACCCCCCAGAGCACCTCCACTTAGCCACATGGTACTATTAATAGATATGAGGTTTAGAGGGGCATGAGGATAAGGTCTATTACGCTCCACCTCCCCTGGGACGACGACTACTCCATAGTGGCCAAGTTTAAACAAGCCGCCGAGGAGTTAAACCCGGCCACTGTGAGAGTCTCAATTTCGCCCCCTCCGCCGAGGGCCGCCGAGAGGGCTGTGGCAAAGCTGAGAGACATGGGCATAAACTACATATCCGCGCTCCACCTCTACTACAGCGCCGAGGAGGTGTACAAATACGTCGCGGAATACGGAGTCTTTGCGTCATTTACAGACGTGGGAGAGTACCTCAAGTTCCTAAAGACAATATACGACAAGGGGGAGGCCCACCTATCGAGATACGTCTCACTACTGGCGGGGGGCCTGGTCTTCAACTCCCCATACTTCCCCGCCTCTATAACCACCAGGAGGGGAATCTCGCTCTCACTGCTCTACCCCAACGACATAAAGACGCTAAGCGACATAGAAGAGGCGTTAAAGAGGGGGGAGCAGTTGGGCATGTACATCTCCTCCGCCTTGGGCTTAGAATTCCTAGGCGTAGACGGCTCGCTCTCGCCGTGGGGCGAGGAGTCTGTGGCAAAGGCCGTGGAGCGCCTCTTTGGCATAAGGCTGGGCACGCCGGGCTCCCACTACGCGATCTGGCAGTTGAACAAGGCCATCAAAAGCGCGGAGGTGAAGAAGGTCGGCTTCAACGAGGTCATGCTACCACTGGCAGAAGACGAGGAACTAAAACGCTTGGTAAGAGCGGGGGCCCTCACGCTTAGAGATTTCGTAAGCTATACTGCCGTGTGCGTCCCAGGCCTAGACATGGCTCCCATAAGAGTCAAAGACTGGGATGCGCTAAAGCGCTTGTTGTACGACCTGGTGGCAATAGCCGAAGCGAAGGGGCGGCCAATAGGCGTAAGAATTTTCCCAGTGGACGACGAGGAATACGACGTGGCAGGATTTGGCAAAACCCCCGCGCTTAAGATTTGATTCCAATTACGTAGACCCCCTCTGGACACTTCAGCAAAAGCCCCTCCTCCACCTTGTACATGAGAGTCCTCGCCTGGAGCCCCCTCACAGAGTACAAGCCGTATTTAAGGTCGGGAGTTATGACGCCGACGACTCTCTTCACCTCGCCCCATTTAACCACCTCAATTTCACACTTCGACAAGTCGAGCGTAACTTCGTGGGGGAGCACCCAGGGGAAGTCAGGCGGCATTTTGACGTAAAGCACATCCCCCTCCACCCAGTACCCATACGGTTGAAAGACCAGCGTGCCCACGAAGTGGACGAGCGGAAGCCCAACCGGGATTAAGACTACCGCGTATAGGATGCGTAAAGTCGTCTTGTCAAGTGTGCCACGCCGCCTTGCTCTCTCTAGCAGAGCCACCACTAGCCCGAGCGAGAGCAAGAGAAGCGCCGTAGTGAGAATACCCATCCACGTTATTATACTGCTGGGCAAAACTGCCGTGGAGATTTCAACAGCAGGCATAGATAACAGACCTACCCCTCAGCCTTATCCATTCTTTACAGCCACAAGTTTTAACTACGAGGACTTCGTTGCCTTTCTTACTACAGCTGGCGTAGAAAGACCAAAGGCGCCACCCAGAGAGACAGACAACGCCGCGCGGCCCCTCCCCTCTCGCTTCTATAGAGGCGTCAAACGACGCCGTGCGCAAGGGGAAGCGAACGTAGAGCCTGCCCCCCTCGTACCTACACTCCACAGGCATCAACACAAGGGGCAGAAGCAGAACGGGAGCAATGACTACGGCTATGAGCCAGTGAGAAAACAACACCACGGCAACAATCCCACTCGCTAAGAGACCATAGACGACTATGAGATCCTTTTTGCACAGGGGCATAAGAGAGTAACTCTCCAAACAAAAAACTTTGTAGTGGTAACAAAGAAAAGGGTAACTGCGCTAGAGAAGGGGTTGCCTTATCTGCCGTATATCGTTTAAAAAGGAGAGAGCAAGGACTTTACGTATTCGCGTTTTTGTGCACAAAGAATATATCACACAACGTGTTAAGTCGGCGTGATTAGGCACCTCATGATGTCTCGCAAATATGTAAAATTGCTCCTCAGTGGGAAGAAGAGGAGCACTATTAGGCCTGGCGTGTTAAAAGTGGCGGAGAAGGTGTATATACACAGCGAGGGGCGCATTGTGGCAGTCGCCGAGGTGGAGGAGGTTGTATACAAGAGGGTTGGCGAGCTCACCGACGAGGATGCGCAGATAGACGGCTTCAGCAGCAGAGATGAGCTTGTGGCCTTTCTAAAGAGGCGCTACCCAGGGCTGAAGGACAGCTCCGTCGTCACAGTGATAAAATTTAGCAAGGTAGAGGAAGTAGACATGCCCGAGGACGCCCACTATGGCGGATTAACGCCGGTTGAAATAGCGACGTTGGCGTTGAACAAGCTGGAGCTCAGCAGGCGGGAGAGAGAGATCCTCAAGGCGGTGGTTGAGACCAAGAGCTTGAGGAAGGCCGCCCTAAAGCTCTTTGGAACAATAGAGAAACGGGGGGTTATCCGGAAAGTGCTAAGAAAAGCCGCGGCCAAGTTGATCAATGGAGGCCTGGAGGAGAAAAATAGAGACAATTAGGCAGCTGGAGGCCCTCCTCTCTCCCGAGGAGCGGAGAGAGGCCCTCCGCGACCACCACGCAAAGCGCCCGCCCAGGCCCTGCGGCATCACTATTCACACAGGCATAGGATGCCCGCTCGGCTGCGCCTACTGTTACATATACGACATGGGCTTCCCAGGCCGCGTCACGCCGTATCCGCTAAGCCCGCTCCAGATGGCTTTCGCCATAGCCTCCAACCCATATGTGGCGGTAGGCGAGTGGGGCTCGCTAGTAGCCGTCGGATCGGTCACAGAGCCGTTTCTGCCAGAGACCAGGGACTTGGCTCTGTCCTACATGGAGGCAATAGCCAAGTGGCTCGGCAACCCCATACAAGTCGCCACGAAGATGCCGCCCCCTCTAAAGCTGGCGGAGATTCAGAAGGGGCTAGACGTCCTCATAAGCGTCACAGACTTAAGCGGGAGGCTAGAGCCCAGGGCCCCGCCGCCTCTGGAGAGGCTGAGGGCAGGCGCAGAGCTTATAAGACGCGGCGCCCACGCCACACTGTTTGTGCGGCCGATCGTCCCCGGCGTCACGGACAGGGAAATAGAGAGGCTGTTAATAACGGCGAGGGAGCTGGGCTATCGGAGGGTCGTGTTTGGAACTCTGCGGGTCACCACTGGAATAGTGCGCCGGCTTAGGGCATTCGGCGTAGACGTGACGCCGTACGTCAAAAGACTTGACGAAAAGAGGCAGACGCCAATAAGGTTCCCCAAGGAGAAATTCGTGGCCATGGCGAGGGACTTGGGCTTTGAAGTCCTCCCCGCCTCCTGTGCGGCCAACGTGGCCGCACACGGCCAAGCATGCGCCCTCTGCCACTGGGGCCCCTGCGGAGACGTGAAGAAGCTGAAGGTGGAACAGAGAGAGGTGGAGGAGTACCTTGAGGCGAGGGGGTACAAGGCTAAGGTACATGTGGACGATGTCATACGCGTGTCCGCCAAGCTCTCAAAGGCGGACAAGACCTTTCTAGAACAGGCCACCCGCCTTAGGGTAGTGGAGGACAAGCGGCGTTAAAATCTGCCCGACAGCCTTTTCTGGGGGTTCGTGGGCCACAGGGTGAATGCCAGCTCTCCCGGCGCCTTCAGCATTAAGCTCGTCAAGACGGCCTCCACGAGCTCCGGCGAGACTCTCACATACTGGTCCACCGAGTCCAGCAGCTGGGGGTACCCCGTAACCGTGGAGGCGGTCGAGGCCAGGTAGCCCACCACGTTTTCTAAGCCGAGGTTTCCCAAGTCCAGCACCTCGGCCCGCACGGCCGTCCTACTGCCGGGGGGCTTGTAGTAAACCACTTCGACGTCGCCTAACAGGCGGAGGTGTGGGTACGCGGAGTTGGTTAACACCTTGTTGAAGTTTTCGTAGAACTCCCTCAGCCGCCTGCAGAGCCTCTCGGCCTTCTCCCCCCGCGCAGGCGCCTCGCTCCTGTAACACCTTAGAACCTCGTCGCGTAGCGCGCCCCCTTCACACTCTGCGTAGTGTATGGGGGCCCACTTGGGCAAGAGGTCGCGGAGTTTCCCAAGGGAGAAGTACTCCCCGGGGCTTAGCACAACTGACGCGGCCACTTTGTCGTTTACGGGGAGGCAGCGCCCGGCGGCCACGGACAAGTACTTAGACCTCACCCTCTTGGCCACGCCGACGACCGTCGCCCTACCCGCCTCGGCGGCGGCCAGCATGCGGTCTACAACTCGGTTTACCTCCTCGTACTTCCCGCCCCTGACGGCTAAATTGTACGGCAGGGGGTGAATGGCAATGTCTCCGTCGAGGAGGAGGACGTCGAAGTTCTTTTTCCCCCTTGCCCTAGCCTCCAAGAGGCGTGCGGCAAGTCTTCTCTCCAGCAGTGAGGCAAATCGAGATATGTCCCCCTCCCTAGAGTCGCTGAAGTAGAGCGTGCCCGAGAGAAAGCGGTCTTGCGCCCCATTCACCACGCCCACATATCCATATGCCACCACGGTGAAGATCCCGCCCACGAGCTCCAGAGGCGGCGAGCCGTAGGAGGAGTCCACCGCATATGCGGAGAACTGCTTGCCGCCGCTTATGGCCCTTATCTCAAGCGCCTGCCTCAGCGCCTTTAGCTCCTCCGCGACGCGCTCCAGCTTGGCGATTTTCTCGACGTACTTCTCCATGTCGTGTCTAAGCGCGGCCAGTAGATCGGGCTCAAGCCAGTAGTCAAGGGTGTCGGGCCCCTCGTACATGTCACAAGCCAGGTAGCGCGTTTATATAGCGCATAGCTACGCCACCTCTTTTACTCTCAGTAGCACAGGTCTTCTGAGGGGGTTCATGAGGCCAGCCACGAAGAAGTCGCGGGGCTGCAGCTGTGTGAGAACGCTCTCGTTTACGTCGGCGATGTCTAAGTACGTGGAAATCTCTCTCACGTCGGTGGGGGCAGTGAGGCGGGAGAAGAATATTGTGCCCAAGTTGGCCCTTATAGATGGGTCAATGTCGCCCACGATCCTCTGGCTGGCCAAAACCACCGAGAGGCCCCACTTCCTGCCCTCCCTCACCGTGGTCTCAATGACGTCCTTAGAAAGCGTCCACGTCTGCGGGGCGTAGTTCTGAGCCTCGTCAATTACAAACACGATGTTGGCCGGGGCCTTCTCCCTCTTCACCCTCTCCCACGCCGTCTCCATAACGGAGGCCACAATCGCCTGCTTCACCGATATGTCTGTGTCATAGCTCAAGTCCACCACCACGGGGTTTGCACCAAGGCCTAAGACCTCCTCTGGCTCCTTAACCCTGGCGTTAAGCTCCTCGAAGAAGAGACTGTCCACCAGTTGCCTCAGATAGAGCTCTGCCTTCTCCACCGTGGAGTCTCGCGCGTTCAGCCTCTTCATAGTCCGCTTGAGGTGGGCAATAAAGGCGTCTTTTCCCCACCGGCCCTCGTATGTCATCGCGGCAATCTCTATATACTCGCCGTAGGTCTGCCAAGGCAACTGCGCCACCTTCGCGATCACAGACGCCAAGATGTTGGCCGGTATCTTGACCTCAGACGACTTAACCGCCGCCTCGTAATAGGGGGCATAGTCCACCCCCGTGTGGTCGAAAATCACGACACGGTAGCCCTTGCCCACTAGCTCATTTACCAGCGCCCTCACAAGCCTCGACTTCCCCATGCCAGTGGCGCCGAACACCCCCACGTGGTGCGTTACATACCTAGCGTCGAGGGGGAGGGGCCACCCAGAGTACTTATGGTGGCCGACATAGATGTAGTCGCCCTTAAACACGTCGCCGAGAGTCGAGGCGTCTAGCACATACACCTTCGAGCCAGGCGTGACCACATGGGAAACCTCGCCCACGGCGCCCCCCCTAATGGTGACGTAGGGCTTGACTATGGCCGTGGTGTAGGGGAGGAGGATCCCATAGTCCACCATCTCAGGCCGGTCCACATAGGGCGTCCGCACCCTATCCCTCACAACGGGCTCCAGCTTGGTAATCCTCCTGAGAAATCCCACCACGAGCTCGCCCGGATTCTCCCTGTCCACCACGCCGACAAGCTGCTCCTCAACCGCGTAGCGCTCTGCCGCGCGGTAGATTTGAACCGGAATTGACCCGACAGTGGCGCCGCTTACCACAAACCCAATCTCGATCATAGGTACACCTCCAGCTCCACTCGGTCGCCATCTTTCAACCCTAGCACGTCTCGGACGCGGACAGGCGCAATGAACTCAATCACGTCGACGGGGTGGTGAGTACGCTCTGGCATCACCACTGCGCCCTCCACGTCTGCCAGCCTAGCCCTAAACGCCTTCACAGCGCCGTACGTCCTCATACCGTTTGTAAACCCCGGTATGTGAATGCCGGGGAGGCCGTCGAGGTACCTCCTATGTGCCAGAGACTGGGGCTCCAGCTTTATGTTCAAAGTGCCGGGGTATGGGGTAAAGCCCAGCTCTCTCTCAATCGCCCTTCTGTAGCCCTCCAGCGACATGTAGAAAGCCCCCTCGCCGAGCCCCGTCACCACTCTTCCCACGAGCTTAATAGAAGCTATGTCAAAGTAGCGGAGAAGGTTGCGCAAGACTATGCTTAACGCGTCGCGGCCCTTCTGAGTAAGCTTTATGACAGGCCCCTCAGACAAATAGCCGGCTTCCCTTAGCGCTTTCACGGCCTTATACGCGCCCTGCCTAGACATACAGAGCCTCTTTGCCGCCTCTCCCACAGGCAAGCCCTCTACAGAGGCAAAAGCTATGAGGTCGGCCAGCGTCTTTCTCTCACAGTAGAGCTCTGTCACAGCGCATACTTCTCCACTATTTTTAAAATAGTCGTGTACAACGTCGCCTTAGCTAAGTCTGCCAACACCTCTACCCTATTCACAGCCTCGGCCAAGTCTCTCCCCACGGCCACCACGCCGTGTCTCTTCAACACAGCCACGTTGCTGTGGATAAGCGCCTCGGCCGCCGCCTCCGCGAGCTCCCTCGTGCCCGGCTTTATATACGGCACAACAGCCACGCCAGAGCCCAGATAGGCCTCGGCCTCCGACAAGGCAGAGGCGTCTATCCTCTCGGCCAACACAGTGGGCAACACGTCGTGCGTATGAACCACAGCCCCCACGTCCTGCCGCCTCTTGTACACCTCCACGTGGAGCCTCCACTCGCTAGTCGGCCTCAGCCTACCCTTCACCACTTCGCCGGAGAGGTTTATCCACACCAAGTCCTCGGGCGTCAAGAAGGGCTTCGGCCAATTCGTCGGCGTAATGAGGATTAAGTCCCCGCTCTTGGCCGAGACGTTGCCAGACAAAAGCGTTATGTGCCCCCTCTCGTACAACAGCCTTACGTACCGTAGAAACTCCTCCTCCATTAGGGCAGAGGGCCGAGACCAATCTTCTCCCGATACTCGTTGTACTTGGCCACCACTTCGGCGTACCACCTCTCGATGTCTGCCTTGCTCTGCGGGTAGCGTAAGTACAAGTCGCCGATCTCCTTTGCGTATTGGACAGAGGTGGAGAGCTTCTTGAGGAGGCCGGGCCTGCCGATGAACTGCATCATAATCTTAAACTTGTCCAAGAGGGAGAGGTCTGTCCCCTTCGCGGCTAGGTGGTATATCTCATCCTCGTTCAGGATCTTCCTCGACAAGCCGAAGTTCAAGTCGTCGTTGTCCAACGTCTGCAACATCAGCCTCAACACGTCCAACTGAGCCTGCCTATACCCCCACTCCCTCATGTACGCCACGTTGTACTCCCACAGCGAGTCCTCCGAAAAGTCGCCTCTGGCGAAGGCCTTCTCAATGGTCCTCGAGGCGAGCTCCGCGGTCAGAAGGGCTTGCCCAATGCCTCCGCCGTGGATGGGGTTTACGGCGGCCGCGGCGTCGCCTAGGGCAACAATGCCGTTGCCCACGAGGGACTTAAGCGGCCTCCTCGTAGGTATAAAGCCTCCTCCAATGTGGTACTTCTCTCTCACCTTGAACCTGGGCAATATGTACTTCTCGTAGTGGGCCCTGGGGTTGAGCTTGAGGACGCCCCATATGCCGAGCCCCACGTTCAACATGGTGCTACTCCTCGGGAAAATCCACCAGTAGCCGCCGGGCGCCACCACCATGTCGAGGTATATCTTGATGTACTGAGGCCGTTCGTGCTCGTCCTCCGTGTATACAATCTCCCTGTAGGCGTGGGAGACGTCCTCTGGGTGCAACGGCTCTGAGATAAGCCACCCACTCAGCTTCGTCCTAAGCACCGCCGCAGAGCCCGTGGAGTCCACCACCACCCTCGCCCTAAACTCCTTGGTCGAGCCCGTCCTCCTCTCCACCGCCTTGACCCCCACGACGCTTCCGTTTTCCACGATCGGCGCAGTGGCCGTGTGGCCCTCAAACAAAGTCGCCCCAGCCCTCACGGCCTCCTCTATAAGCCACTTGCCCCAGCCAAAACGGTCCAGCACGTAGCCCTCCCCCCTTATCAAGAGCCTAGTCCTCTCGTCGGGGCTTATGAGCTCCACGCCCTCTATCTTGTTCTGAAACACCCTGGGGTTAGGCGTTAGGTGCCTAGACATGCGCTCCACGTGGTGTAGCCCAAGCCCATCGCCGCAGGTCTTTACACCCAGCTCGTTGCCACTTTTAGACTCGAGGAGCGCCACCTTAAACCCTGCCTTGGCCAAGAGATAGGAGATGTAGGAGCCGGCGGTGCCCGCTCCAGCCACCACTACATCGAAATTTTCACTGGACATGCAGAGTAAAGACCTTGGTATATAAAAAACTTTAGAGTTTCAACACGTCGCCTGGCTTCATCACGTACACCTTGGCCCGCGTCACAGCCTCCACCCGCGCCTTGAAGTCCTCCGGATCCTGCCTTATGAGCGGGAAGGTGTTGTAGTGCATAGGCACGACCCTCCTCGGCCTCAACAGCTGCACCGCAATGGCCGCCTCGCGTGGGCCCATGGTAAAGACGCTGCCAATGGGTAGAAGCGCCACATCTATGTCATACAACTCGCCTATCAGCTCCATGTCTCTAAACAGCGCCGTGTCCCCCGCGTGGTAAACCGTGCCCTCAGGCGTCGCTATCACGAAGCCAGACGGTGCGCCCCTATTCGCAGTATGAAGCGCTGGCGTCATGTAGACCTCCACCCCATCGCCGAGCTTAATAGTGCCCCCAATGTTCATAGGCATAGTCTGCGCCTCGGGAATCCCCTTCTCCGCCACCTCGAGGGTAAGCTCGTAAGTCCCCACAACGGGAGCCCCCGTCGCCTTGGCAATATCCACAGACTCGCCCAAGTGGTCAAAGTGGTCGTGGGTAATCAAGATATGCGTCGGCTTCGCCGCGGCCACCTCCTGAGGAGAGGCCGGGGACAGAGGGTTAGAGACCCAGGGATCTATCAACAACTTAAGCGACGCGGCCTCCACCATAAACGCCGAATGCCCAAACCACTTGATCTGCATAACCGTAGAACTGTGCGGGTTATTAACTCTTCTGCGCCCGCGCGATATAACCCTGCAGTTGTTGCGCGGCGACGTTTACCCCCTCTTCTGAAGATCCAGCCTAATGGCGCCTCTGTGGGGGGCGAAGATTTTCACAGAGAAGTACCTCTCAAGCTCTCTTACCACCTCCACAAGCGCTCTGAACTCCATGGGCTTTACCAGGTAGATCTTTAGGTGGTACAGGCCGGTGGCAGGCGCGTAGCTGTACTTGACATATTTCACATAGCCGGCCCCCACCCTTTTCACCACCTCAACAGCTCTCTCCAGCTCTTTCACAAGGCAGAAACTTTGCCGTGTTTAAAAATACTGGTCAATCCTCGCGGCGAATATAGACTCCAGGAAGGCCCTCAGCTCCACCGCGCCCTCGTACTCCTCCCTCCCCACCCTAGCAGTGGGCTTCACCACCTTCCAAGGGCCACGGCCAAATTTCACGAGAATAAACGCCTCTCCCCCCGCCCTCTCTGCAAATTTGACAAGCTTCTCCAACTTCTCCTCCTCAATCCTAACCGCTGTGTACTTAGACCGGTACTTCACCTCAAACACCAAGACCCTCCCCCTGCAGATGGCCACTATGTCGGGGACATACCTCTTCCTAACCCCCGCCCCCGAAGAACAGCCGCGCAGCACAGCGCACCCCCGCTCCCAGAGGTAATTCGCCAACTCTCTCTCCTTCGCCGAGCCCTTACGCTTGACACTCATAGAACCTCAACCTCTTTATACACCTCACAGGCCAGCCGCTCCACTAGGCCGCACTTTTCACAGTCGCACCGCACCTTGCCCCTGACGATGAGCTCCACGAGGCGCGGGTCAAAGCCGCGGGCATCTAACACCACGCCGTCGACGGCGTACCCCCTCAGCCTCTCCAGCTCACCCCGGGTTCTCACATAGTACAGCCCCGGCCCCCTGTACTCAGGACCTATGTATATAGGCACAAGCCCCCGCCCGCGGAGCGGCAACCCCCAAAGATATATAACGAGGTCAGGCCTCAGCTCTCTCGCAAGCGCGATCCAAAGCCGCCCCCTAGACTTTACAACGACGCCGCGCGTCGCAGTTCTAAGGGCCATGTAGAGACAACGCAAGTCCTCTCCCACAAGCGGCAGTACCCTGCCGTCAAAAGCCTCACAAGTAGGGACAATCTGGGGGATTTCTACATCTAGCAACTTGTCAGTGTACAGCAGAATCACATCTCCTCTTCTTCCTCTTCTTCCTCTCCTCCGCCTTCCTCTATGTACAATACGCCAAGCTCCTTCAGCTGGTTATACAACTTCTGCACCGCCGTGGCCACATCCTTCTCAGACTTGGCCCCCGTACAGACAATTTTGCCTGACCCAAATATAAGTATGACAACCCTAGGCGACGACATTCTATAAATAAGTCCTGGGAACTGCTCTGGCTCGTACATTGCATTTTCAAGCATAAACACAGCTTGTTCTAGATCTACTTCAGCGTGTAAGTTGCCGCTTGCCACAATGTTCTGAATCTGGACCTCTGGGTCAAAGGGGACCTCGGCCCCGTGGTCATTCAAAAGCTTCACCAAAGCCCTAACGGCGTTTTTCAAATCCTCCTCGTTCTTCGCCCCCGTACACACCATTTTCCCAGTGCGAAAAATCAAAGCGGAGATTCTGGGCTTGGTGAGTCTGAGGATTAACCCGGGGAATTGGTCTGGATTGTATTCGGCCATGGGGAGTCTCTCTGCCAGACTCTCTAGGTCTAGCTCTACGCCTAGGTTAACCGTCGCCACTATGTTCTCAATGCGGTAAGAAGGGCCCTTAGAAGACATACGTGGATTTAAATACCTCTATTTAAATATGCACCACTGAGAATAGCAAGTATTTAAACACGTGAGAAACGACACTCGATGGGTGGGAAGAAGAGACCCACTTTAAGCCAGTTGGCTAAGAAGGCTGAGAAAGAGAAAGCTCAGCCGCAGCAGCAAAAGAGTAAGAAGGAGGTGAAGAAGGAGGAGGCTCCTGCTAAGAGGACTATACAAACGTTAGACGAGAAGGTGTTCCAGACCATTGCCAAGGAGGTGCAGTCTCTCAAGGCGGTGACTCCCTACGAGATTGCCACTAAGTACGGCATAAAGATGTCGCTGGCGTTCAAAGTACTGCGGGCTTTGAGAGACAGGGGGGACCTAGTCCTAGTGGCTAAGGGGCACCGCACAGAGGTGTATGTGCCAAAGAGGAGCTAAAGCGGTGTCCCCCCTCTTTTCACCAACTTCTTCAAGTTGACTACCCCCTCTTCTTTCATCTCCACCACGTCTATCCCCCTTAAGATTTCAAGTGCGGTTCTAACGACGCGGGGATCTGCCTTGGCCTTTCTAGCCACGTCTTCTATAAGCCTTAAGACTCCGACGCTTGGATATACAGAGAGGTAGTCTAAAATGCCTGCCAACACGGCGTCGGCTCTCTCTCCGTCTACCTTGGCCTCTCGGGCCAGTATAGACACTAACTCCTCCCACCTCACCCCAGGCCTTGCCTCGCCCGTTGGTAGTGGTTTCTTTGTCTCAGTCTGAGGCGGTGGCTCTTTTGCCTCTTTCTTCTCTGTCTCAACTTTTGCAACGGGGGGCGGCGTGGCGGGCTTTTGTTCTTTCTGCTCTGTCTTAGCGGCCGTAGGTCTCTGCGCCCTTTGCTCTGTCTTGGTGGTGGGCCTCTGCTTTGTGCTGGCGCTTGTCTGCGGCTTTGGGGCGAGGATTATTGACTCTGCGAGTTGTAAGACAACGTTTCCAAACACAACCTCGGGGCCTGTTGCCAGGCATCCGGTCTTTGCGCATATTATGGTCTTTGCCAATGTGCCGAGTAGGTCTTCTTTGACTTTCCCCGCCTTGTATAGCTCAGAGATCACAACTATTTCTGCGCGTTAAAAAATTAAGCCTCTTTAACTTCTACAAGTCTCCAGTAGGCAATTTTTCCCCTCTTTACCTCTTTTACTACGTTTTCCTTCTCAAGTAGCTTGAGTATGTAAAAGATCTGGGAGTGCGTAAGCCCCGTGAGTTGGATGAGGCGGCTGGTGGTAAGTTCGCCGTACGTCTTAAGAAGCTCGACTACCTGTTCTTTGCGTTCATGCACCTTGTCTGTCTGCCTCCGCGGCATGTAAAAATATGTGGAGGTATTTTTCTGCCTACGCTAAAAAA contains:
- a CDS encoding DUF120 domain-containing protein; the encoded protein is MTELYCERKTLADLIAFASVEGLPVGEAAKRLCMSRQGAYKAVKALREAGYLSEGPVIKLTQKGRDALSIVLRNLLRYFDIASIKLVGRVVTGLGEGAFYMSLEGYRRAIERELGFTPYPGTLNIKLEPQSLAHRRYLDGLPGIHIPGFTNGMRTYGAVKAFRARLADVEGAVVMPERTHHPVDVIEFIAPVRVRDVLGLKDGDRVELEVYL
- a CDS encoding ATP-binding protein, whose protein sequence is MIEIGFVVSGATVGSIPVQIYRAAERYAVEEQLVGVVDRENPGELVVGFLRRITKLEPVVRDRVRTPYVDRPEMVDYGILLPYTTAIVKPYVTIRGGAVGEVSHVVTPGSKVYVLDASTLGDVFKGDYIYVGHHKYSGWPLPLDARYVTHHVGVFGATGMGKSRLVRALVNELVGKGYRVVIFDHTGVDYAPYYEAAVKSSEVKIPANILASVIAKVAQLPWQTYGEYIEIAAMTYEGRWGKDAFIAHLKRTMKRLNARDSTVEKAELYLRQLVDSLFFEELNARVKEPEEVLGLGANPVVVDLSYDTDISVKQAIVASVMETAWERVKREKAPANIVFVIDEAQNYAPQTWTLSKDVIETTVREGRKWGLSVVLASQRIVGDIDPSIRANLGTIFFSRLTAPTDVREISTYLDIADVNESVLTQLQPRDFFVAGLMNPLRRPVLLRVKEVA
- a CDS encoding DUF711 family protein; its protein translation is MRIRSITLHLPWDDDYSIVAKFKQAAEELNPATVRVSISPPPPRAAERAVAKLRDMGINYISALHLYYSAEEVYKYVAEYGVFASFTDVGEYLKFLKTIYDKGEAHLSRYVSLLAGGLVFNSPYFPASITTRRGISLSLLYPNDIKTLSDIEEALKRGEQLGMYISSALGLEFLGVDGSLSPWGEESVAKAVERLFGIRLGTPGSHYAIWQLNKAIKSAEVKKVGFNEVMLPLAEDEELKRLVRAGALTLRDFVSYTAVCVPGLDMAPIRVKDWDALKRLLYDLVAIAEAKGRPIGVRIFPVDDEEYDVAGFGKTPALKI
- a CDS encoding ASCH domain-containing protein, whose translation is MIRHLMMSRKYVKLLLSGKKRSTIRPGVLKVAEKVYIHSEGRIVAVAEVEEVVYKRVGELTDEDAQIDGFSSRDELVAFLKRRYPGLKDSSVVTVIKFSKVEEVDMPEDAHYGGLTPVEIATLALNKLELSRREREILKAVVETKSLRKAALKLFGTIEKRGVIRKVLRKAAAKLINGGLEEKNRDN
- a CDS encoding radical SAM family protein codes for the protein MEAWRRKIETIRQLEALLSPEERREALRDHHAKRPPRPCGITIHTGIGCPLGCAYCYIYDMGFPGRVTPYPLSPLQMAFAIASNPYVAVGEWGSLVAVGSVTEPFLPETRDLALSYMEAIAKWLGNPIQVATKMPPPLKLAEIQKGLDVLISVTDLSGRLEPRAPPPLERLRAGAELIRRGAHATLFVRPIVPGVTDREIERLLITARELGYRRVVFGTLRVTTGIVRRLRAFGVDVTPYVKRLDEKRQTPIRFPKEKFVAMARDLGFEVLPASCAANVAAHGQACALCHWGPCGDVKKLKVEQREVEEYLEARGYKAKVHVDDVIRVSAKLSKADKTFLEQATRLRVVEDKRR
- a CDS encoding digeranylgeranylglycerophospholipid reductase; amino-acid sequence: MSSENFDVVVAGAGTAGSYISYLLAKAGFKVALLESKSGNELGVKTCGDGLGLHHVERMSRHLTPNPRVFQNKIEGVELISPDERTRLLIRGEGYVLDRFGWGKWLIEEAVRAGATLFEGHTATAPIVENGSVVGVKAVERRTGSTKEFRARVVVDSTGSAAVLRTKLSGWLISEPLHPEDVSHAYREIVYTEDEHERPQYIKIYLDMVVAPGGYWWIFPRSSTMLNVGLGIWGVLKLNPRAHYEKYILPRFKVREKYHIGGGFIPTRRPLKSLVGNGIVALGDAAAAVNPIHGGGIGQALLTAELASRTIEKAFARGDFSEDSLWEYNVAYMREWGYRQAQLDVLRLMLQTLDNDDLNFGLSRKILNEDEIYHLAAKGTDLSLLDKFKIMMQFIGRPGLLKKLSTSVQYAKEIGDLYLRYPQSKADIERWYAEVVAKYNEYREKIGLGPLP
- a CDS encoding DNA double-strand break repair nuclease NurA, coding for MYEGPDTLDYWLEPDLLAALRHDMEKYVEKIAKLERVAEELKALRQALEIRAISGGKQFSAYAVDSSYGSPPLELVGGIFTVVAYGYVGVVNGAQDRFLSGTLYFSDSREGDISRFASLLERRLAARLLEARARGKKNFDVLLLDGDIAIHPLPYNLAVRGGKYEEVNRVVDRMLAAAEAGRATVVGVAKRVRSKYLSVAAGRCLPVNDKVAASVVLSPGEYFSLGKLRDLLPKWAPIHYAECEGGALRDEVLRCYRSEAPARGEKAERLCRRLREFYENFNKVLTNSAYPHLRLLGDVEVVYYKPPGSRTAVRAEVLDLGNLGLENVVGYLASTASTVTGYPQLLDSVDQYVRVSPELVEAVLTSLMLKAPGELAFTLWPTNPQKRLSGRF
- a CDS encoding class II aldolase/adducin family protein gives rise to the protein MEEEFLRYVRLLYERGHITLLSGNVSAKSGDLILITPTNWPKPFLTPEDLVWINLSGEVVKGRLRPTSEWRLHVEVYKRRQDVGAVVHTHDVLPTVLAERIDASALSEAEAYLGSGVAVVPYIKPGTRELAEAAAEALIHSNVAVLKRHGVVAVGRDLAEAVNRVEVLADLAKATLYTTILKIVEKYAL
- a CDS encoding metal-dependent hydrolase, whose protein sequence is MQIKWFGHSAFMVEAASLKLLIDPWVSNPLSPASPQEVAAAKPTHILITHDHFDHLGESVDIAKATGAPVVGTYELTLEVAEKGIPEAQTMPMNIGGTIKLGDGVEVYMTPALHTANRGAPSGFVIATPEGTVYHAGDTALFRDMELIGELYDIDVALLPIGSVFTMGPREAAIAVQLLRPRRVVPMHYNTFPLIRQDPEDFKARVEAVTRAKVYVMKPGDVLKL